The window AGCCAACGTCCAAACCATCGGTGGGGCAACGGTCACCAGCGACGCTTACCTCACTTCGCTCCAGGCAGCCCTCGATGCAGCCAATTTCTAGGGGCCAGCAGCTCCGTGCCCGGACCTTCCGCAGCATGGGCACCGTGGTGAGCTTAACGGTGGCGAGCAACAGATACGCCCAAACTGCCGTGGACGAGCTCGAGTCCGCCGTCGACGTTGTTGAAGGTATTTTCGCGCATCTTGACCTGACGTTCAGCCTGTACCGGGCAGGTTCGGAAGCGAGCCGACTGGCCCGCGGGGAGATCATGCTGGCCTACACGTCAGAGACCATGCAGGAACTCTATGCAGAGGCATCGGAGTGGCGGTTGGCAACGGACGGCGCCTTCACGTCCGAGCGTCCGGACGGCATCCTGGACCTTTCCGGGATCGTCAAGGCCCATGCGATGCGTGAGGCTGCGTTTTCGCTCCGCGCGCTTGGCCTGAGGAACTGGTGCCTGAACACGGGCGGGGATGTGTTGGTGAGCGGGTCACCCGGGCCCACCGCTCATGAACCGTGGCTCGCCGGCATCGCTGACCCCTCGGATCGCAAGGCTTTGCTGGGGGCGTTCCCGTTGGCATCCAAGAGTGCGCTGGCGACGTCGGGCTCAGCCGAGCGG is drawn from Arthrobacter sp. 31Y and contains these coding sequences:
- a CDS encoding FAD:protein FMN transferase, with product MQPISRGQQLRARTFRSMGTVVSLTVASNRYAQTAVDELESAVDVVEGIFAHLDLTFSLYRAGSEASRLARGEIMLAYTSETMQELYAEASEWRLATDGAFTSERPDGILDLSGIVKAHAMREAAFSLRALGLRNWCLNTGGDVLVSGSPGPTAHEPWLAGIADPSDRKALLGAFPLASKSALATSGSAERGEHIWAIGGAAPEFAQVSVAASDIVTADVLATAIVAGGTRTLDQAVEKWGADVLAVRRDGTLLATPEFRNAA